A stretch of the Phormidium ambiguum IAM M-71 genome encodes the following:
- a CDS encoding DUF928 domain-containing protein has product MISTLWLLTKRLPIKLVTCSVLILTLGTTPVVLAEKGAPDNDAPRGNTTSTGTRGGCENSTQGELTVLAPTKEGKTASVRPTFAWFVPDTKPLAMKFLLYELNRNNDFRLVAQIDLTSSSGIRKVTLTEDIPALIVGKRYHWKVVLLCDRNHPSKDLIAEADFEVVEMPSTLRNALSTTKEPAQIVQLYAQYNLWYDAFGEALRYEQDTRLKQVTVTLLNELAKIEEAQQGQKLRRIASSQQ; this is encoded by the coding sequence ATGATTTCGACTTTGTGGTTACTTACTAAACGCTTACCAATCAAGTTAGTAACTTGTAGTGTGTTAATTTTAACTCTAGGTACGACTCCTGTTGTACTCGCTGAAAAAGGCGCACCTGATAACGATGCTCCAAGAGGAAATACAACATCTACGGGTACTAGGGGAGGGTGCGAAAACAGCACCCAAGGAGAACTAACTGTTCTTGCTCCAACTAAAGAAGGAAAAACCGCATCTGTTCGCCCTACTTTTGCTTGGTTTGTACCAGATACAAAACCTTTAGCTATGAAGTTTCTATTATACGAATTAAATAGAAATAATGACTTTAGGCTAGTGGCACAAATTGATTTAACAAGTTCTTCAGGAATTAGGAAAGTAACTCTTACAGAAGATATACCTGCTTTAATTGTAGGTAAAAGATATCATTGGAAAGTAGTACTTTTATGCGATCGTAATCATCCATCGAAGGATTTAATTGCCGAAGCAGATTTCGAGGTTGTGGAAATGCCATCAACTTTGAGAAATGCCTTATCTACAACCAAAGAACCAGCACAAATTGTTCAACTTTATGCTCAATATAATTTATGGTATGATGCCTTTGGTGAAGCACTGCGTTATGAACAAGATACGAGATTAAAACAAGTAACGGTTACTTTATTAAATGAACTTGCCAAAATTGAAGAAGCACAACAGGGGCAGAAGTTAAGGAGGATTGCTAGCAGTCAGCAGTGA